The Actinomyces lilanjuaniae genome segment CCCAGGTCCGGGGGTGGTCCGGGTGCCCGTCGTACCAGGAGACGAAGTCCGCGCCCCCGTAGCACTCAGGAGCCTCCACGCCCGGAATGTCCAGAGGGGCGTCAGTGTCGGCCCCGGTGGCGAAGATCAGGGCGTCGTAGTGCTCGTGCAGCTCAGCCACGGAGACGTCCCTGCCGACCTCCACGTTGCCGATCAGGCGGATGTCGCCGCGTTGAAGAATCTTGTAGAGCGCCACGATGATCTGTTTGATCCGGGGGTGGTCCGGGGCGACCCCGTAGCGCACGAGGCCGTAGGGCGCGGGGAGACGCTCGAACAGGTCGATGGACACGTCCAGCCCAGACTTGACAAGAATGTCTGAGGCGTAGATGCCGGCGGGGCCTGCGCCGATAACGGCAACGGAGAATGGGCGTGGAGTCGGTGTCGTCGGTGTCGTCAATGTCGGTTTCCTGTCAGGTGGGACGGGGCCAGGGTCCTCACCGTCCTGGGGCAGGTACCCGGGGCACAGACCTGTCTTTCCTGTCCTTGCGCCAGGTCAGGGGCTGCACAAACACGTCGAACGTGTCACGAGGGCGGTACCGCGAGACGGCTCGGAGGCCTCCCTAGTGTAGGGACTGACCCGAGCTCAGGACAGCCTTACCCGGACAGGTCCCCGTCACACGGCCTGCAGCCCGACACGGCCAGTGCCACAGGCGCATAGGCAGTCGAGCCGCCTCCGGAGGCCGGGTCCACCAGGGTGAGAGCAGGCGGCGGGACCGGCAGTGCTGCCGACGGTCGCTGCCGATAGTCGCCGCTGACGATACCGGTGAGGATGCTAGGCGGCTCGGTCCACCAGGAGCCGGGCAAACTGCTCCATGCTGTCGCGCACATGGCTGACCCGCTCCTGGGCGTCAGCCACGGCAGCCTCCACGGCGCGGGGGTCGGTGACCTGGCCGGCAGCCAGTCGCTGCCTGGTGCCCTCCAGGACGGCGTCGTGCAGCCCGCCCAGGACCTCCACGGCGTCCCTGGCCCACTCCATCGCCATGCTCCGTGTGCGCTCAAGGACCGGGTGGCTGCGCAGACGCATGACGACGTCGGCCAGCACCGTGTCGTCACCCAGGTCGGCGGTGGACAGGGTGGACAGGATCGACTGCCCGGCGGCATCGAGCTCGCCTGCGGCCAGCGCCTGGCGCAGGAGCAGCACGGGCATCGTGTCCACGCCCTCGCGCAGGTCCGTTCCCGGGGTCTTGCCGGTCGTCTCCGAGTCGCTGATGATGTCAATGACGTCGTCAGCCAGCTGGAAGGCCACCCCGATCTTCTCACCGAAGGCCTCCACCACGTGCTCGGTGCGCCTGCCGGCGCGGGTGAGCATGGCACCGTAGCGGGCGGAGACAGCGATGAGGGAGCCGGTCTTGTCGGCCAG includes the following:
- a CDS encoding polyprenyl synthetase family protein, yielding MIGSMPLSAPQLEGRITPALEAVENRLLEVVTSADETINPPTSHLAEAGGKRLRPVLTLLTAQLGDPGLAAGDEVRDAGVAVELTHIATLYHDDVMDEAPLRRGAPSAQTVWGNSAAILTGDVLVARASQLVAGLGPRAVLAHAKTFERLCMGQLHETLPRPAGTDPVEHYVQVLADKTGSLIAVSARYGAMLTRAGRRTEHVVEAFGEKIGVAFQLADDVIDIISDSETTGKTPGTDLREGVDTMPVLLLRQALAAGELDAAGQSILSTLSTADLGDDTVLADVVMRLRSHPVLERTRSMAMEWARDAVEVLGGLHDAVLEGTRQRLAAGQVTDPRAVEAAVADAQERVSHVRDSMEQFARLLVDRAA